The genomic segment CCTCTGCAGCTATTGTGCCGGCAGCTCTATGTTTGGCGTCAAAATATTATAATGATGCTGATTATCTTGAGGTTGCGCAACAAGCTGCAGATTTTTTTTATAAAAACTTTGTGGCCAGGGGTATTACGTGCGGAGGCCCCGGTGATGCCCTACAGAACTGCGATTCAGAATCTTCAGCAGCTATGGTTGAATCATATATGACTTTATATGAAATGACAGGAAATGCAAAATGGCTGAAGATAGCGCAAAAAGCGGCACATCAGTTTGCTTCGTGGGTAGTTTCCTATAATTATAAATTTCCCGGAAATTCTTTATTTGGTCGATGCGGCATTCATTCTACAGGTGCAGTTTTTGCCAATACGCAAAATAAACATGCTGCTCCGGCTATGTGCACCCTGTCGGGTGTGGGATTGTTGAAAATTTTCCGTGCTACAGGAGATACGTTTTATATTGACCTTTTACGCGATATTGCCCACAATATGCCTCAATATCTGCCACATCCGGATAGGCCGCTTGGTGATTTCAAATATGGTTATATGAGTGAAAGGGTCAATTTAACAGACTGGGAAAGTGTGGAAAATATCGGTGAAATCTTTCCGATGAGTACATGGGCAGAAACATCCTTAATGCTTACTACTACGGAGCTTCCCGGGATATATGTTCAACCAGATAAAGCATTGGTTGTGGCATTCGACAATATTCAGTACAAAATTTTGAAAAATACAAAAAACAAATTGGTTATTGCTTTAACCAATTCAACGCCGGTAGATGCAATGGTTAAGATCTTTCATGAATTAAGTACTTCGACTAGTAAGAAGCTCGGGGAAAATAGTTTTTATGGGCTTCCTGAACTTGCATTGAAATCTGGAAAATCTAAAACGATAACATTTGATAAAACAAAATGATAAAATGAAGAATATATTAATAATTGCAGCATTGCTGGCGACCAGAATATGCTGTGCTTCAAATTTATATGTCAGTACGAAAGGAAGGGATACCAATCCGGGTACAAAAGATAAACCTTTCGCAACATTATCTGCAGCACGTGATGCCGTACGTAAACTTGGCGCAGCCAAAGGTTCTGTAACTATTTGGGTCCGTGAGGGTACATATTATTTAACGGAACCCTTTGAACTGGATAGCCAGGATTCGGGGACAAATGATGCACCGGTGGTTTACCGGGCTTATCCTGACGAAAGAGTGATTTTATGCGGTTCTAAAGTATTTGGTGAAAAAGATTTTAAAAAGATTACGGATAAAGCTACTTTGTCCAGAATTGCTCCTCAATTGAGAAACAAGATTGTTTCCCTTGATTTAAGCAAGACTAATCTTGTTCACTACCAGAAATATGCTGATAATTTCACGGATAATGGGGGTCTCTTTGAACTATTTATGAATGGCAGGCGTATGCCCCTTTCCCGTTACCCCAATGATGGTTTTATGACGATAAAGAAGGTGCTTATCAATGGAGGCGGGCAGGAAGATAAAGGACAGGACTGGCGTGCCTATTATTCCTCTGATAGCCCTAAAAATGATCGTCCTGCACGACCTGGAGTTTTTGAGTACAGGGACAAGCGCACTGCCGTTTGGATTAATCAGGTTGACCGCGGCGTATGGCTGAAAGGTTATTGGCGCATTCCCTGGCAAAATGAGGCTGTCAGAATAGGAAAGATTGATACTGTAGCTGGAACTATTAAATTTGCCGTCCCCGTTTCCGGCGGGATTGGGAATAAGTACCAACGCCCCGAGGGAAACGGAAAGGAGCCTTACTGGCTTTTTAACCTTCTTGAAGAAATTGATGTTCCTGGCGAATGGGCGGTGGACTTTAAAGATAAAAAACTTTATTTCTATCCTCTTCAACCTTTGGCCGGAAGGGTTGTACATATTGCTGATTCCGGTTCTCCGGTTGTAAAATTGAATAATACATCCCATGTGATTCTTCGTGGTTTTATTATTGAAGAAAATATGGGCGAAGGAATTGAGATAGACGGAGGATCTAATAATATGGTGGCCGGTTGTACATTGCGTAATCTTACTAAAAATGCCGTAGTCCTGGCAGGTGGAAAAGAAAATATCGTGCAAAGTTGTGACATGTATTCTCTCGGAGCTGGAGGCGTATGGTTGAGCGGGGGTGACGAACATTCTAATCCACGTATTGGGGCTGGCCACAGAGTGGTTAATAATCATATTCATCATTTTGCAGAGATTGAAAGAGTTTATGCTGCTGGTATCAACTGCGGCTATACAGGGGGAGGTGGAGGAGGCCATCATACTGCAGTAGGCATGTATATCGCTCATAATTTGATACATGATACTCCTCACGTTGGCGTGCTTTATGGCAGCTGGGACTCAAGATTTGAATATAATGAGGTTTATGGCATGTGCCAGGTGTCCAATGATATGGGAGGTTTCTATTGCTATGACAAATTCGAAAGAATGGGGAATATCACTTTCTGTTATAATTATGTCCACAGCAGTCCTGAAGGTGACGGGCTGTACTGGGACAACGATCATCGGGATGTTAACGTTTATGGAAATATCCTTTACCTGAATAGTGCTCCCGATAAGCGGGGAACAGGCTTTCTGTATAAGTCGGGTTCGCAACTTAAAAATCCTCAGAGGATTAATTGCTATAACAATATTGCCATCAACTGCAATTATGGATTTCAGTTCGTTACCGCTTTGCCTTCCATAATTGAAAATAATGTAACGGTGAATTGCAAAGTACCTTATTCATGGCAAATTATTAAGGATGGGAAATGGGTAAATACCACCGATTCGATTGCTTCAGGTAAAAATATGATTTACAATTCTGATCCTGGTTTTGTAGATATGGCTCATCATGACTTCAGGTTAAAAGCTGATTCTCGCATATTTAAAGATCTACCCGGTTTTCAACCTATTCCCTTCGAGAAAATAGGGTTATATGTTGATGAATATAGAACTAAGCTGCCTACTGATGAGGGAATTGGAAGATATCAGATAAAAAATGCCAGGGCTACCGGTGGCACTGAAATACTTGATAGAAATTAATATTATAATTATTTATGAAACGGGTAGGTTTATCTAAAAACAGACATGAACATTACTTGGCTGGCTCCATTCTACCTGTAAAAATCAATTTCTCTAGGATGAAAAAATACTTATTTATACTGGCCTTTATAACCATCCCTTTATTGACTGCCTTTGCAAAGCGTACTGATATATCAAATACGGATGACCCGCTAACCGTGGCAAAGCTGATTGCTGACAGGTTAATCAGGGTTACCCCATTTAAATATAAACTTGTGGTGGCTCCCAATAATAAGATTTTTAATAATGTCCAGTTTGTAGATTTTGGCCGGACCTTTCAGCTTGGGAAACCAGCTGTAGCTTACGCCTATACCAGTTTAAATGTCCCTGAAGATATGCAAACGACTTTAGAGATTGAGCATAATGATGGCTGTAAGGTTTGGCTGAATAATCAATTGGTATATGTGCAAAGAGGGGACAGGAAAGTAAATCTTCATTTTGAGGAACGAAGCATTGAAATGAACAATCAATTTAAAGTTAATCTCAAAAAGGGTACTAACTATCTACTTGTTAAATCGGAAACAAATGGCGACGACTGGCGGGTTTATATTCAGCCTCCCAGTGCTAAGGGAGCCGTAATTAATGATAAGAATCTGGAAATTGGACTGGGAAATATTAAAAATGTTGATGCCAAAATCAGCCAAATCACCAACTGGCTTGTAATCGGTCCTTTTGCAAATCCGGTTTCACAAGGAAAGCGTGTTGGTTTAGACGAAGTTTATGCACCTGAGAAAGAAATTCGTTTCGGTTGCTTATATCAGGGATTGGCCTCAAAGGTGACATGGACTATCCCTAAAATTGAGATACTTGGCGATATGATAAATCCTTTTGCCTGGGGCACCAACTACGATTGGAATTACCATAATGGCGGGGTATGTTGGGCTATGGAACAACTGGCTGAAGTAACCGGTGAGAAAAAGTATAATGATTATGCCAGCCGGTTCTGTGATTTTCATATTGAAGGAATTCCTTTTGTAGAATATCAGTTGAAAACCCTAAATGCTTTTAATTGTGCCAACCATTTTATTATTGATACTCCCTTACTTGATTTTACAACTGCTCCAGCATTGCCCATGATTTATAAATTACGTAAAAATCAATCTTTTCCCAATCGAGATAAATATGCAATTTTTGTGGACAGTATCATAAAATATGCAAGATACAAGCAAATCAGGCTGCCTGGCAAGAGTAATTTTACCCGTACTACACCTGAAAAATATACCACATGGACAGACGATATGTTTATGGGTATACCTTTTTTGGTTCAGGCATCGCAATATATTAAGGATTCGGCCACAAGCAAGGCTTTACTGGATGATGCTGCCTCACAGATACTTGATTTTCATTCACAGGTCTGGGATCCGGATAAAAATCTCTATGTTCATGCCCGTTATTCTGGAAGTAATGTAAAACTTCCTTATTGGTCCCGTGCAAATGGCTGGGCTATATGGGCAATAACCGAAGTTTTAATGAATTTGCCTCATAATCATCCGGCTTATAATAAAATTCTTGGATATTACCGCAAACATGTGGCTTCATTGACCAAATTGCAGGATAAGAGTGGTTTTTGGTTTAATGTGCTTAATCGTCCTGATTCACAAAAAGAA from the Bacteroidota bacterium genome contains:
- a CDS encoding glycoside hydrolase family 88 protein translates to MKKYLFILAFITIPLLTAFAKRTDISNTDDPLTVAKLIADRLIRVTPFKYKLVVAPNNKIFNNVQFVDFGRTFQLGKPAVAYAYTSLNVPEDMQTTLEIEHNDGCKVWLNNQLVYVQRGDRKVNLHFEERSIEMNNQFKVNLKKGTNYLLVKSETNGDDWRVYIQPPSAKGAVINDKNLEIGLGNIKNVDAKISQITNWLVIGPFANPVSQGKRVGLDEVYAPEKEIRFGCLYQGLASKVTWTIPKIEILGDMINPFAWGTNYDWNYHNGGVCWAMEQLAEVTGEKKYNDYASRFCDFHIEGIPFVEYQLKTLNAFNCANHFIIDTPLLDFTTAPALPMIYKLRKNQSFPNRDKYAIFVDSIIKYARYKQIRLPGKSNFTRTTPEKYTTWTDDMFMGIPFLVQASQYIKDSATSKALLDDAASQILDFHSQVWDPDKNLYVHARYSGSNVKLPYWSRANGWAIWAITEVLMNLPHNHPAYNKILGYYRKHVASLTKLQDKSGFWFNVLNRPDSQKEISGTAIFTMAIARGINNGWIDARKYRSVAERGWEAIKTQIEPDGTVHKICVGTMCSEDVNYYMNRPLYDNDTHGLFAVLFAGIEMAKMEKMGK
- a CDS encoding right-handed parallel beta-helix repeat-containing protein, which translates into the protein MKNILIIAALLATRICCASNLYVSTKGRDTNPGTKDKPFATLSAARDAVRKLGAAKGSVTIWVREGTYYLTEPFELDSQDSGTNDAPVVYRAYPDERVILCGSKVFGEKDFKKITDKATLSRIAPQLRNKIVSLDLSKTNLVHYQKYADNFTDNGGLFELFMNGRRMPLSRYPNDGFMTIKKVLINGGGQEDKGQDWRAYYSSDSPKNDRPARPGVFEYRDKRTAVWINQVDRGVWLKGYWRIPWQNEAVRIGKIDTVAGTIKFAVPVSGGIGNKYQRPEGNGKEPYWLFNLLEEIDVPGEWAVDFKDKKLYFYPLQPLAGRVVHIADSGSPVVKLNNTSHVILRGFIIEENMGEGIEIDGGSNNMVAGCTLRNLTKNAVVLAGGKENIVQSCDMYSLGAGGVWLSGGDEHSNPRIGAGHRVVNNHIHHFAEIERVYAAGINCGYTGGGGGGHHTAVGMYIAHNLIHDTPHVGVLYGSWDSRFEYNEVYGMCQVSNDMGGFYCYDKFERMGNITFCYNYVHSSPEGDGLYWDNDHRDVNVYGNILYLNSAPDKRGTGFLYKSGSQLKNPQRINCYNNIAINCNYGFQFVTALPSIIENNVTVNCKVPYSWQIIKDGKWVNTTDSIASGKNMIYNSDPGFVDMAHHDFRLKADSRIFKDLPGFQPIPFEKIGLYVDEYRTKLPTDEGIGRYQIKNARATGGTEILDRN